In Numidum massiliense, a single genomic region encodes these proteins:
- a CDS encoding ABC transporter permease encodes MNHFKRYYMFHLMLLPAVVLVLIYSYYPMFGIMIAFKKFSGFQGFFGSPWVGLDNFKYVFMMPEFPLVLRNTLVIATLKIVGNLAVPIVIALLLNEVRISFLKRGVQTLIYLPHFLSWVILAGILKGILSPSNGIVNQLLGLFGVEPIFFLGDNQWFPFTIIVSDIWKEFGFNTIIYLAAITSINPSLYEAAVVDGASRWKQTVHITLPGMFPIIMLLATLSLGNVLNAGFDQIFNLYSPVTYETGDIIDTLVYRVGIVNAQYSISTAIGLFKSAISLVLISTSYWFAHRFANYRIF; translated from the coding sequence ATGAACCATTTCAAGCGGTACTATATGTTCCATTTAATGCTTCTTCCTGCAGTCGTTCTCGTGCTCATTTACAGCTACTACCCGATGTTCGGCATTATGATCGCCTTCAAGAAGTTCTCCGGCTTTCAAGGGTTTTTCGGTTCGCCGTGGGTGGGGCTGGACAATTTTAAATACGTGTTTATGATGCCGGAGTTTCCGCTCGTACTACGAAATACACTCGTCATTGCCACGCTTAAAATCGTCGGCAACTTAGCCGTGCCGATCGTCATTGCTTTACTATTGAACGAAGTGAGGATTTCTTTCCTCAAACGAGGTGTACAGACACTCATTTATTTACCCCATTTTTTATCTTGGGTCATTTTAGCTGGCATTCTCAAAGGGATCCTCTCCCCTTCCAACGGGATAGTCAACCAGCTACTCGGCCTGTTCGGGGTGGAACCGATTTTCTTTTTGGGGGATAACCAGTGGTTTCCGTTCACGATAATCGTTAGTGACATATGGAAGGAATTCGGCTTTAATACGATTATTTACCTCGCGGCCATTACGTCGATCAATCCGTCGTTGTACGAAGCGGCGGTCGTCGACGGTGCCTCCCGTTGGAAGCAAACGGTACACATTACGTTGCCCGGCATGTTTCCGATCATTATGCTGTTGGCGACGCTCAGTTTAGGTAACGTGTTGAACGCAGGTTTTGACCAAATTTTTAACTTGTACAGCCCCGTCACATATGAAACAGGCGATATTATCGATACGCTCGTGTACCGCGTCGGCATCGTCAATGCGCAGTACAGCATTTCAACGGCAATCGGTCTCTTCAAATCGGCTATTTCGTTAGTGCTTATCTCTACATCTTACTGGTTCGCACACCGTTTTGCCAATTATCGCATCTTTTAA
- a CDS encoding GNAT family N-acetyltransferase — MITFRELELKEADKIRDIDRSEWIERIYEMREGEMQEIKAGHECPTWEEAELMSLINRCKREIENGGKAIGAFDHERLVGFGVLAHKFRGKNNDQLQVDLMYVSRAYRRRGIGRKIMEALCKEAARRGAKYVYISSTETESAVNFYGSLGSEVTEDVDPELFALESKDIHMVKKL; from the coding sequence ATGATTACATTCCGAGAGTTAGAACTTAAGGAAGCCGACAAAATAAGAGACATCGATCGGTCCGAATGGATTGAACGCATTTATGAAATGCGTGAAGGGGAAATGCAAGAGATTAAGGCGGGGCACGAGTGTCCGACTTGGGAAGAAGCGGAATTAATGTCTCTCATCAACCGCTGCAAGCGTGAAATTGAAAACGGAGGCAAAGCGATCGGCGCTTTTGATCACGAGCGCTTGGTCGGGTTTGGTGTGCTCGCGCACAAATTTAGAGGAAAAAATAACGATCAACTACAAGTTGATCTCATGTATGTCTCTAGAGCGTATCGCCGGCGAGGGATTGGTAGGAAAATAATGGAGGCGTTATGTAAGGAAGCGGCTAGACGGGGCGCCAAGTATGTATACATTTCCTCGACGGAAACGGAATCGGCCGTCAACTTTTACGGGAGTTTGGGCAGTGAAGTCACGGAGGATGTGGATCCAGAATTGTTTGCGTTAGAATCGAAAGATATACATATGGTGAAGAAATTGTAA
- a CDS encoding carbohydrate ABC transporter permease, with the protein MRSLSWPRKVFLIVNYMFLIALGLVCVLPIVHLLAVSLSSAGAASAGHVSVWPVDFNLESYKVVLEKGQFMRSFFISVERLVLGTSLSILLCILTAYPLSKEKHRFPGRTVYVWFFVFTILFNGGLIPSYLVVKQTGLLDTIWALVVPGAVNVFNIVLLLNFFRGLPKELEESARVDGANQWTVLWRIYLPLSLPALATITLFTMVGHWNSWFDGLLYMKNPADYPLATYLQSITVTVDDLRNMQLESQATANVVSDQTGRAAQIFMTALPILLVYPFLQKYFVKGLVLGSVKE; encoded by the coding sequence ATGCGTAGCTTGTCTTGGCCGCGCAAAGTTTTTTTAATCGTTAACTATATGTTTTTGATCGCGTTGGGACTCGTTTGTGTTCTACCGATTGTCCATTTGCTCGCCGTTTCGCTCAGTTCCGCTGGTGCGGCCTCTGCTGGCCACGTGAGTGTGTGGCCAGTCGACTTTAATTTAGAGTCTTACAAAGTAGTACTAGAAAAGGGCCAATTTATGCGGTCGTTTTTTATCTCTGTCGAACGATTAGTCTTAGGGACGTCACTTAGCATCTTGTTATGTATCCTTACCGCTTACCCGCTTTCCAAGGAAAAACACCGTTTCCCCGGGCGTACCGTTTACGTGTGGTTTTTCGTCTTTACGATTTTGTTTAACGGGGGACTCATCCCGAGTTATTTGGTCGTGAAACAGACCGGTTTGTTAGATACGATCTGGGCGTTAGTCGTTCCGGGTGCAGTCAACGTGTTCAACATCGTGCTTTTGTTAAACTTTTTTCGCGGCTTACCGAAGGAACTAGAGGAGTCGGCACGCGTCGACGGGGCGAATCAATGGACGGTGCTGTGGCGTATTTACTTACCACTATCACTACCTGCGTTAGCGACGATCACGTTGTTTACGATGGTCGGACATTGGAACTCGTGGTTTGACGGTTTGCTCTATATGAAAAATCCGGCGGACTACCCGTTGGCCACGTATTTGCAGTCGATTACGGTAACGGTCGACGATTTGCGCAATATGCAGCTCGAAAGTCAAGCGACGGCAAACGTCGTGTCGGACCAGACGGGACGGGCTGCGCAAATATTTATGACCGCTTTACCGATTTTACTCGTCTACCCGTTCTTACAAAAGTATTTCGTTAAAGGGTTAGTGTTAGGAAGCGTAAAAGAATAA
- a CDS encoding right-handed parallel beta-helix repeat-containing protein, whose translation MAWIIALVALIVLLLVLVFFLIMKRRKVALTPASIQQEIDKVSAAGGGTVFVPAGEYILEQPLVLQSNVHLKGEGIGETVFRIKAKLPDGSSAGFHMLTAERAQNVKVSRMTLDGQNSQRPDKINDPFAHTLSLAWVTGFEIFDIEAINSAGGSIVLYNVNDGSVHDTFITNSGSNAILGLQRNDNVQVVRNTVQKTLNQNGIYFMFQDEKQSTNITIDGNTVREAADYGIEVGHTIQTPTSPPHRHIFARNNVVEHSYCTGIGFRSVSDGVIENNTIRGYAKNDLYGCNGIFVEGRASLHHDVAVRNNKVLQDREAYPKAGTDDPYQQAMYITGMDGMTIEGNTIEDSWNDAIYVLASYFEGSTPDYPDGRRKYLNIHIDNNTIRSSECSGVHFDDYPSSGNTVIDNTILDSGGIPIVIEGDPSRVCVRDNVTATDPSEVS comes from the coding sequence ATGGCGTGGATCATCGCGTTGGTAGCGCTTATCGTGCTATTGTTGGTGCTCGTTTTTTTCCTCATAATGAAAAGGCGAAAAGTTGCGCTGACACCCGCTTCGATTCAGCAGGAGATCGATAAGGTGAGTGCGGCGGGAGGCGGTACGGTTTTCGTTCCGGCGGGTGAGTATATTCTCGAACAACCACTCGTGTTACAGTCGAATGTCCACTTGAAAGGGGAGGGGATAGGGGAAACCGTTTTTCGCATAAAAGCAAAATTGCCAGACGGATCGAGTGCCGGCTTTCATATGTTGACAGCTGAGCGCGCGCAAAACGTGAAAGTATCTCGGATGACCCTCGATGGGCAAAACTCTCAGCGCCCAGATAAAATTAACGATCCGTTCGCCCATACACTCAGTTTGGCATGGGTGACAGGGTTTGAAATTTTCGATATTGAAGCGATCAATTCAGCCGGCGGGTCGATTGTCCTCTACAATGTGAACGACGGCAGCGTTCACGACACCTTCATTACGAACAGCGGTTCCAATGCGATCTTAGGGTTACAGCGTAACGACAATGTGCAAGTGGTGCGCAATACCGTCCAGAAAACGCTCAACCAGAACGGCATCTACTTCATGTTTCAAGATGAAAAACAGTCGACTAACATTACGATTGACGGCAATACGGTGCGGGAAGCCGCCGATTACGGGATCGAAGTCGGCCATACGATTCAAACGCCGACCAGTCCGCCTCACCGACATATTTTCGCGCGCAATAACGTGGTTGAACATTCGTATTGTACCGGCATCGGTTTTCGCAGTGTATCCGACGGGGTTATCGAAAACAATACGATCCGAGGTTACGCCAAAAATGATTTATATGGCTGTAATGGGATATTTGTCGAAGGTCGAGCTAGCCTCCATCACGATGTCGCCGTTCGCAACAATAAGGTGCTTCAAGATCGAGAGGCGTATCCGAAAGCCGGTACAGATGACCCGTATCAACAGGCGATGTATATTACTGGTATGGACGGGATGACGATTGAGGGCAATACGATTGAAGATAGTTGGAATGACGCCATTTACGTACTAGCTTCTTATTTTGAGGGCAGTACCCCAGACTACCCGGATGGGCGTAGAAAATATTTGAACATTCACATCGATAATAACACGATTCGAAGCAGTGAATGTTCTGGAGTCCATTTTGACGACTACCCTTCGAGCGGCAACACAGTCATCGATAATACGATCTTAGACAGCGGAGGGATACCGATTGTCATCGAGGGTGACCCGTCGCGCGTCTGTGTACGCGACAATGTGACAGCGACTGATCCGTCTGAAGTGTCATAA
- a CDS encoding extracellular solute-binding protein yields MGWKQWTANVGVTVFAVLLLVLTACSGTGTTDPSQVEKVAPRAKAGDPFGKYEPMLKVHAARALETSWRYDSGDDLDSNVWTREFEKTLGVKVVYDWTTAKPDEYTKKLNVIIASGDELPDVLQVNGAQLKQLAEADQLEDLSDVFDQYAAPFTKELMNQDEGRGLRAATFDGKLLAIPTLSGSIVQNDVLWIRTDWLKEVGLDAPKSIDDVVKIAEAFVQKDPNGSGKKDTFGLGISQGPQITNGGIGDLGGWFAGFNAYPGMWVKDAAGKIVYGSIQPEVKEALAKLREMYQAGLIDREWAVKGWDKLGEDIVNDKVGMFYGANWASYYPMDVSKNKALDHMKPFSAVAVDGKKPAVQAVRQDVDNFIVVKKGYAHPEVVVKLLNVFQEKLWGETADSSKYGTSPDGVEYFKYPLVQSWPTTKDIPDNLDAVRAALASGDTSQLNSEQKAGYDNIKAYNDGDLVKGWGTARQFDAFDIIKKDNMDDKIVSEFYGVPSQTMVEKKASLDQMSEEVYTKIIMGEAPLDHFDTFVADWKKLGGEQMTKEVNDWLAEQK; encoded by the coding sequence GTGGGTTGGAAGCAGTGGACGGCGAATGTTGGCGTCACTGTTTTTGCGGTGTTGTTACTCGTGTTGACGGCTTGCAGTGGCACAGGGACGACCGATCCGTCACAGGTGGAGAAGGTGGCGCCTCGCGCAAAGGCGGGAGACCCGTTTGGCAAGTATGAGCCAATGCTCAAAGTGCACGCGGCGCGGGCGTTAGAGACGAGTTGGCGTTACGATTCGGGAGACGATCTCGACAGTAATGTGTGGACGCGTGAGTTTGAGAAAACACTCGGCGTCAAAGTCGTTTACGACTGGACGACGGCTAAGCCAGATGAGTACACGAAAAAATTAAATGTCATTATCGCTTCAGGAGATGAGTTGCCCGACGTCTTACAAGTAAACGGTGCCCAGTTAAAGCAACTGGCGGAAGCAGATCAACTGGAAGATTTAAGCGATGTGTTTGATCAGTACGCGGCTCCGTTTACGAAAGAGTTGATGAATCAAGACGAAGGGCGCGGGTTGCGCGCGGCTACTTTTGACGGAAAATTGTTAGCGATTCCAACGTTAAGCGGCTCGATCGTGCAAAACGATGTGCTCTGGATTCGCACCGATTGGTTAAAAGAAGTTGGACTCGACGCGCCGAAGTCGATCGACGATGTCGTGAAAATTGCCGAAGCGTTCGTGCAAAAAGATCCTAACGGTAGCGGTAAAAAAGATACGTTTGGCCTCGGCATTAGCCAAGGGCCACAAATAACGAACGGCGGAATTGGCGATTTGGGTGGCTGGTTTGCCGGATTCAACGCGTATCCTGGAATGTGGGTGAAAGACGCTGCGGGGAAAATTGTTTACGGAAGCATTCAGCCGGAAGTAAAGGAAGCGCTAGCCAAATTGCGGGAGATGTACCAAGCCGGTTTAATTGACCGCGAGTGGGCAGTGAAGGGCTGGGATAAGCTCGGGGAGGATATCGTTAACGATAAAGTGGGGATGTTTTACGGTGCTAACTGGGCGTCCTACTATCCGATGGACGTTTCGAAAAATAAGGCGTTAGATCATATGAAACCGTTTTCTGCCGTGGCGGTGGATGGAAAGAAGCCTGCGGTACAGGCGGTACGGCAGGATGTGGACAATTTTATCGTCGTAAAAAAAGGATACGCACACCCAGAGGTCGTCGTGAAACTGTTAAATGTCTTTCAGGAAAAGCTGTGGGGTGAGACGGCTGATTCTAGCAAATACGGAACGAGCCCAGACGGAGTCGAGTATTTCAAATATCCGCTCGTGCAATCTTGGCCCACGACGAAAGACATCCCCGACAACCTCGATGCCGTGCGCGCAGCCCTCGCTTCCGGCGATACGTCGCAGTTGAACAGTGAACAAAAAGCTGGTTACGACAACATTAAGGCGTACAACGACGGCGATTTAGTGAAAGGGTGGGGGACAGCGCGCCAGTTTGACGCCTTTGACATCATTAAAAAAGATAACATGGACGACAAGATTGTCTCTGAATTTTACGGGGTGCCCTCGCAGACGATGGTGGAAAAAAAGGCGTCGTTGGATCAAATGTCGGAAGAAGTGTACACGAAAATTATTATGGGCGAAGCGCCGCTCGACCACTTCGACACGTTCGTGGCCGATTGGAAAAAACTCGGCGGGGAACAAATGACGAAAGAAGTGAACGATTGGTTAGCGGAACAGAAATAA
- a CDS encoding sensor histidine kinase produces the protein MRTPLRQVGERVCERVCERNFTLFSKIVVAFLLVVIPISAIGLLVNLSGEKIVRDELLQSHATNVHFYLQSLETEIARIMRVEQEYLVKDDDFRKAGTMPETMSDYERSQVIRRIMSKLSILKSSSPYVKEISIYFPKIGRTIWANRLGEETPHGESGEVTRSARSSGSPLNHRNNELSLSIAYPTSGVGMSFALKVELSLPLLEKALAQLSNFATSQSILLHEQEGWAIRAKPEDDTLAHIRQFLAHPSNADVLSGQERLVINKHAYLLYFERSPSLGVTLIHYVAEKEALAILNQYRTSHWMLIGVSFIVVVLFSYGIFLLVDRPLKRLVRALRQVGKGNLAFRLQQKYRDEFYDVFKQFNTMASQIQTLIDEVSEQKTRSQRSELKQLQSQINPHFLYNSLFILLTLIRQGEMKSAEQLVLHMGTFFRLITRNGEDEVALEKEFLFANAYIGIQSIRFPHIDVRCSELPVSLLKFKVPRLIVQPIIENAYVHGLEGKDGDGMLLIDVWAADGCVTVCVADNGDQLDEATLQRLKEALVARADQSTSRASTDVAETTGLLNVHRRLQLKYGNAYGIQLSRGELGGLEVLMRFPLCQGDNHV, from the coding sequence ATGCGCACGCCTTTACGGCAGGTTGGCGAGCGGGTTTGTGAGCGGGTTTGTGAGCGTAATTTTACCCTATTTTCCAAAATTGTCGTTGCCTTCTTGTTAGTCGTCATCCCGATTAGTGCCATCGGTCTGTTGGTGAATCTGTCGGGAGAAAAAATCGTGCGCGACGAGTTGTTGCAGTCGCACGCGACCAACGTGCATTTTTATTTGCAGTCGCTAGAAACAGAAATCGCGCGTATTATGCGCGTAGAACAAGAGTATCTCGTGAAAGACGACGATTTTCGGAAAGCGGGTACGATGCCTGAGACAATGAGTGACTACGAGCGATCCCAAGTGATTCGCCGCATTATGAGCAAGTTATCGATTTTGAAAAGTTCGAGTCCGTATGTGAAGGAGATTAGCATTTATTTTCCGAAGATCGGGCGGACGATCTGGGCGAATCGCCTCGGGGAAGAGACTCCGCATGGCGAGTCAGGGGAGGTCACCCGCAGTGCAAGGTCATCCGGCTCTCCACTGAACCATCGGAATAACGAGCTGTCTTTAAGTATTGCTTACCCGACATCCGGTGTGGGCATGTCTTTTGCACTGAAGGTCGAGCTTTCGCTACCCCTACTAGAAAAGGCGCTCGCCCAACTGTCGAACTTTGCCACTTCCCAGTCCATTTTATTGCACGAGCAGGAAGGGTGGGCCATTCGTGCGAAGCCAGAAGACGACACACTCGCCCACATTCGCCAATTTCTGGCGCACCCCTCTAATGCCGACGTTTTGTCTGGGCAGGAGCGGCTTGTCATCAATAAACACGCATACCTCCTTTATTTTGAACGATCCCCTTCTCTCGGGGTGACACTCATCCACTATGTCGCAGAAAAAGAGGCGCTCGCGATCCTCAATCAGTATCGTACGTCGCATTGGATGCTCATCGGCGTCTCTTTCATCGTCGTTGTCCTTTTTTCATACGGCATTTTTCTACTCGTCGATCGCCCGCTGAAACGGTTGGTGCGCGCGTTGCGTCAAGTAGGGAAAGGCAATTTGGCGTTCCGCCTCCAGCAAAAATACCGAGATGAATTTTACGATGTGTTTAAGCAATTTAATACGATGGCCAGTCAAATTCAAACGTTGATCGACGAAGTGTCGGAACAGAAGACGCGTTCCCAACGGTCGGAATTAAAGCAGCTCCAGTCGCAAATCAATCCCCATTTTTTATACAACAGTTTGTTTATTTTACTTACGTTAATTAGGCAAGGAGAGATGAAAAGCGCCGAACAGTTAGTGCTGCACATGGGGACGTTTTTTCGATTGATAACGCGGAACGGCGAAGATGAGGTCGCGTTGGAAAAGGAGTTTTTGTTTGCAAACGCGTACATCGGTATTCAATCCATCCGCTTTCCGCATATTGACGTCAGATGCAGTGAACTTCCGGTATCACTATTAAAGTTTAAAGTTCCTAGATTGATCGTACAACCGATTATCGAAAATGCGTATGTGCACGGTTTGGAAGGGAAAGACGGTGACGGCATGCTACTTATTGACGTGTGGGCAGCGGACGGTTGCGTCACGGTGTGCGTGGCGGATAACGGCGACCAGTTAGACGAAGCGACATTGCAGCGGTTGAAGGAGGCGTTGGTGGCGCGCGCGGATCAGTCAACGTCGCGCGCCTCCACGGATGTAGCGGAAACGACGGGGCTACTCAATGTGCATCGGCGCTTACAGTTGAAATACGGGAATGCGTACGGTATTCAGTTGTCGCGCGGGGAGCTCGGGGGACTGGAAGTACTTATGCGGTTCCCGCTTTGTCAGGGGGACAATCATGTATAA